In Methanobrevibacter sp. V74, the sequence GTTCTTCACCAGTATAGCTGGGAGGAGCAATATCACTTTCCGGACAATAAATACATCTTCCATGAGGGCATTTATGTGGGTGGCACATTACTGCCACTATTGCAACCCCCGACATTGTTCTTGTTGGTTTTTTCTTTAAAAATCCAGAAATAATTTCCTTTTCTTCAGGTTTTGCAAATTCTAAGATGTCTGCATTGCTCATGAACTTGGATAATTTCAAATCACGACATAATTGTCTTTTTTCAACTTCTAGCTCTCTTCTAGTTGTGATTTTGCCGTTAAGAATGTCATTAATTATAATTTGACATGCATTTTCCATTTTTCAATCCTCATAATTTAAATAGTTAAACTTATATGTACAATTTATTTAAATATTTAATGATTTATACATTATATATAAAAGGTGAAATCATGAAAATTAAAGAATTTATCGGATCTACCGTTTTAGACAAAAATGCAAATGTAGTCGGAAGAGTTGATAATGTTGATTTTGACACTGAAACTGGTAAAATTGACACAATCACTTTAACCTTGCAAAAAAATATTTTCTCTAAAGATGAACTCGAAATCAGCTTTGAAGATATTGCAACTATCGGTGCATATGTTATCTTAAGCACTGAAATCACATACGAAAATGAAGAAGTAGAAGAAGACGAAGAAGTTAAAACTGTTGAAATTGAAGTTGAAGAATAGCCAGGTATTAATATGGTTTTTGATGCAAGGGGATTGGAAATTACTCTAGATTCTCATGTTAGATATGTTGACACAGGAACAATGGGTAAGGTCATTGATTTAAAATCAGAAAGTGGCTCAGAATGGGTAATGCTTGATAAAACCGAATTATGGTATCGTTCCGATTTAGTTGAATTGCTTGAAGAAAAGGACATTAAAAAATCTTCCTTTTATGATAGGGAAGATGATGGTGAAATTGACATCGATGCAATGAAAGAAAAAGCAAGAAAATTGGAAGATATTGAATTAGATTCTAATGTTGCTGAAGGTGGAGGTTAAAAACCCACCTTTTTTTAATTTTTTGCAAAT encodes:
- a CDS encoding DUF2098 domain-containing protein codes for the protein MVFDARGLEITLDSHVRYVDTGTMGKVIDLKSESGSEWVMLDKTELWYRSDLVELLEEKDIKKSSFYDREDDGEIDIDAMKEKARKLEDIELDSNVAEGGG
- a CDS encoding PRC-barrel domain-containing protein yields the protein MKIKEFIGSTVLDKNANVVGRVDNVDFDTETGKIDTITLTLQKNIFSKDELEISFEDIATIGAYVILSTEITYENEEVEEDEEVKTVEIEVEE